One genomic region from Leptospira licerasiae serovar Varillal str. VAR 010 encodes:
- the panC gene encoding pantoate--beta-alanine ligase encodes MIVSKDPNEVRNQILAWKSEKLSVGFAPTMGFLHEGHSNLFVRSASENSKTVVSIFVNPAQFNDPEDYAKYPINTEGDLEICKSSKVDLVFLPDKDTMYPGGIPQVELRIPHLMNNLDATTRPGHFEGVLLVLSRLFHTIPADRSYFGKKDYQQYLIVKDFVRALGFPMEIIGVDTVRSAEGLALSSRNARLTNPEKEEALLLIRALRLGESLIRQGEKDPSEVLAVMRDVLDSSSKVQTDYLEVLDANTLEELHIIKGEVLLAVAAFLGQVRLIDNLTVKVS; translated from the coding sequence ATGATCGTATCCAAGGATCCAAACGAAGTCAGAAACCAGATACTCGCATGGAAGTCCGAAAAACTTTCGGTCGGTTTTGCTCCCACCATGGGGTTTTTGCACGAGGGGCATTCAAATCTATTCGTTCGTTCTGCATCCGAGAATTCTAAGACGGTAGTTTCTATTTTTGTAAATCCTGCTCAGTTCAACGATCCTGAAGATTATGCAAAATATCCGATCAATACGGAAGGAGATCTTGAAATTTGTAAATCATCCAAAGTGGACCTTGTATTTTTGCCGGACAAAGACACTATGTATCCGGGTGGAATTCCTCAGGTAGAATTACGTATCCCTCATTTAATGAATAATTTGGATGCGACAACGAGGCCTGGACATTTTGAAGGCGTTCTTCTTGTTCTTTCTCGTTTATTCCATACAATTCCTGCGGATCGTTCTTATTTTGGTAAGAAAGATTACCAACAATATTTGATCGTAAAAGATTTCGTTAGAGCACTCGGTTTTCCTATGGAGATCATTGGAGTGGATACTGTCCGCTCCGCAGAAGGTTTGGCGCTCAGTTCCAGGAACGCTCGTTTGACGAACCCGGAAAAAGAAGAAGCCTTGCTACTCATTCGTGCTTTACGCTTGGGAGAGAGTCTTATTCGACAAGGAGAAAAAGATCCTTCGGAAGTTCTTGCAGTTATGAGAGATGTTCTGGATTCTTCTTCCAAAGTGCAAACGGACTATCTGGAAGTATTGGATGCAAACACATTAGAAGAACTTCATATAATAAAAGGGGAAGTGCTTCTTGCAGTTGCTGCCTTTTTGGGGCAGGTAAGATTGATCGACAATCTTACTGTTAAGGTGTCTTAA
- the hisD gene encoding histidinol dehydrogenase gives MSIRIREVGKDFSFEPILQRAKQDLNDTLALVRPILDQVREGGDKAVYELTRKFDGLNPEKLVYPVSEWKGKADPELVAALEKAKENIETFHKAQIPANLDVNVSGNTLGIRYTPIESVTVYAPGGKALYPSTILMGVIPAKIAGVKHIQIVTPPQKEGIPDGLFAAAKIAGADAIVTVGGAQGIAAASYGTETIPRSEFVIGPGNKFVTAAKVLLSGQGVIGIDSPAGPSEVLVIADNFANPNWVAADLLSQAEHGEDSAAILCTDSIEFAEKVSAEIDKALKERPKRETIKRASIENESWILVFSNLEECVNFSNLYAPEHLEIQTRNYRELFKKIRHAGSVFLGPYSPVAMGDYISGTNHILPTAGGSRIFSSLGVLTFLKRVTYQEVTRDSLEKLYPYVKVLSEFEGLDEEHGNSVKVRLSQNGKP, from the coding sequence ATGAGCATTCGTATCAGGGAAGTAGGTAAGGATTTTTCCTTTGAACCCATTCTCCAGAGGGCAAAGCAGGATCTAAATGATACTTTAGCCTTGGTACGTCCCATTCTGGATCAGGTAAGGGAAGGTGGAGACAAAGCTGTTTACGAACTTACCCGGAAGTTCGACGGGCTAAACCCCGAAAAGCTGGTCTATCCAGTTTCAGAATGGAAAGGAAAAGCGGATCCGGAACTCGTTGCCGCCTTGGAAAAGGCAAAAGAGAATATCGAAACATTTCACAAGGCCCAAATACCCGCCAACCTGGACGTGAATGTCTCCGGAAATACATTAGGAATTCGTTATACTCCGATCGAGTCAGTGACCGTATACGCTCCCGGCGGCAAGGCATTATATCCCTCTACCATTTTAATGGGAGTGATCCCGGCAAAGATTGCAGGTGTAAAACATATTCAGATAGTTACCCCTCCTCAAAAAGAAGGTATCCCGGACGGATTGTTTGCTGCAGCAAAGATTGCAGGTGCGGATGCAATCGTAACAGTGGGTGGCGCACAAGGAATTGCTGCTGCCTCTTACGGGACGGAAACGATCCCTCGTTCCGAATTTGTAATTGGACCTGGAAATAAATTCGTAACTGCTGCAAAAGTCCTTTTAAGCGGACAAGGTGTGATCGGAATAGATAGCCCTGCAGGTCCGAGCGAAGTTCTTGTGATCGCGGATAATTTCGCAAATCCGAACTGGGTGGCTGCGGATTTGTTATCACAAGCGGAACATGGAGAAGATTCCGCAGCAATTCTGTGCACCGATTCAATCGAGTTTGCAGAAAAAGTTTCCGCCGAAATAGACAAAGCTCTAAAAGAAAGACCTAAGAGGGAGACGATAAAAAGGGCCTCTATCGAAAACGAAAGTTGGATATTAGTTTTTTCTAATTTAGAAGAATGTGTGAACTTCTCTAATCTTTATGCTCCTGAACACTTGGAGATCCAAACCAGGAATTACCGGGAATTATTTAAGAAGATCAGACATGCTGGATCCGTGTTTCTAGGCCCTTATTCTCCTGTTGCCATGGGAGATTATATCAGCGGAACAAATCATATTCTCCCGACTGCAGGGGGAAGTAGGATCTTTTCTTCCCTAGGAGTTTTAACTTTTTTAAAAAGAGTAACCTATCAGGAAGTGACTCGGGACTCTTTGGAAAAATTATATCCATATGTAAAGGTTCTCTCCGAATTCGAAGGTTTGGATGAGGAGCATGGGAATTCAGTAAAAGTGCGTCTTTCTCAAAACGGCAAACCATGA
- a CDS encoding exodeoxyribonuclease III yields MKVFCLNCNGIRSAWGKGLGDVISSEKPDFVCFQETKAQPDQLSSEIWENLGYKAFFHSAEKKGYSGVSLWTKQEPKKVTYGLGLDEFDKEGRSVLAEFDSYAIWTVYFPSGTTGDVRQAAKMRFLDEFLKISAKLKKKHSNLILCGDVNIAHTEIDIHDPKGNAKNSGFLPEERAWVTKFLSTGWVDSFRELYPSKQEYTWWTFRAGARGNNKGWRIDYFFVTPELKSKLKKLTVKKDPILSDHAAMILEVDLPKK; encoded by the coding sequence ATGAAAGTTTTCTGTTTGAACTGCAATGGGATCCGATCCGCCTGGGGCAAGGGCCTGGGGGACGTCATCTCTTCCGAAAAACCAGATTTTGTATGTTTCCAAGAAACCAAAGCGCAGCCGGACCAACTTAGTTCGGAAATTTGGGAAAATCTAGGATACAAAGCATTCTTCCATTCTGCCGAAAAAAAAGGATACTCCGGAGTTTCTCTTTGGACCAAACAGGAACCTAAAAAAGTAACGTACGGATTGGGATTGGATGAGTTCGATAAAGAAGGAAGAAGTGTCCTAGCAGAATTCGATTCATATGCGATCTGGACCGTTTATTTTCCATCCGGGACCACTGGCGACGTGAGACAAGCCGCCAAGATGAGATTCTTGGATGAATTCCTAAAAATTTCCGCAAAGTTAAAAAAGAAACATTCCAATCTAATCCTATGCGGTGACGTAAATATTGCTCATACGGAAATCGATATACATGACCCGAAAGGGAATGCCAAGAATAGCGGTTTTCTTCCGGAAGAAAGAGCCTGGGTGACTAAGTTTCTTTCCACAGGCTGGGTGGATAGTTTTAGAGAATTATATCCGAGCAAACAGGAATATACCTGGTGGACATTTAGAGCCGGGGCAAGAGGGAATAATAAGGGTTGGAGGATCGATTACTTTTTTGTGACCCCTGAGCTTAAATCCAAACTCAAAAAACTCACAGTCAAAAAAGATCCTATCCTTTCCGATCATGCAGCGATGATCTTAGAAGTGGATCTTCCTAAAAAGTAA
- a CDS encoding GGDEF domain-containing response regulator, whose translation MFGPTKERSESSALIGESDKILILDDAPENCQLVERILKKAGYGDVISTQSPETALEWLGLQGNPENKKDISLLLLDILLPGGMNGLDILRTLSSKEEFSDLPVIIITAIHDTQTLESAFELGAIDYVTKPFDAHELRARVRSTLRLRHERLQRKQRERDLEEITDKLSEAYQTLLRVSRTDGLSGIWNRRFFDEILEVEWKRACRSEKPISLLLLDIDFFKKYNDTYGHQAGDECIRQVAGVLKNTARRAGDFPARYGGEEFAVILPETDSDKAMLVAENIRKRVQELKIPHEGSQTSEFVSVSIGISTRMSGKDIESKKFLEEADKALYRSKEAGRNKSTIFKD comes from the coding sequence ATGTTCGGACCCACGAAAGAAAGAAGCGAATCATCCGCACTAATCGGCGAATCGGACAAAATTCTCATTCTGGACGACGCACCAGAGAACTGCCAACTCGTAGAAAGGATCCTTAAAAAAGCAGGATACGGGGATGTGATTTCCACACAATCGCCTGAAACCGCCTTGGAATGGTTAGGTCTCCAAGGAAACCCGGAAAACAAAAAGGACATTTCACTTTTACTTTTGGATATTCTACTTCCCGGGGGAATGAACGGTCTGGACATTCTTCGTACCTTAAGTTCTAAGGAAGAATTTTCAGACTTGCCTGTTATTATAATCACCGCGATCCACGATACCCAAACTTTAGAGTCCGCATTCGAGTTAGGTGCGATCGATTACGTTACGAAACCGTTCGACGCTCATGAACTGAGAGCAAGGGTTCGTTCTACTTTGAGACTTCGTCATGAGAGGCTCCAGAGAAAACAAAGAGAAAGAGACCTAGAGGAGATCACCGATAAACTTTCGGAAGCTTACCAAACCTTACTCAGAGTTTCTAGAACGGACGGTCTTTCCGGAATTTGGAATAGAAGGTTCTTTGACGAGATCTTAGAAGTAGAGTGGAAGAGGGCATGTCGTTCCGAAAAACCGATCTCATTACTTTTGCTGGATATAGACTTTTTCAAAAAGTATAACGATACATACGGTCACCAAGCGGGAGACGAATGTATCCGTCAGGTTGCAGGAGTTCTGAAAAATACCGCAAGAAGAGCGGGAGATTTTCCTGCACGTTACGGCGGAGAAGAGTTCGCAGTTATTCTTCCTGAAACGGATTCTGATAAGGCGATGTTAGTTGCGGAGAATATTCGGAAACGTGTACAAGAACTAAAGATCCCCCACGAAGGATCTCAAACTTCCGAGTTTGTTTCAGTGAGTATAGGGATCAGTACTCGTATGTCCGGAAAAGATATAGAAAGCAAAAAATTTTTGGAAGAAGCGGACAAGGCGCTCTATAGATCCAAAGAAGCCGGAAGAAATAAAAGTACTATCTTTAAAGATTAG
- a CDS encoding four-helix bundle copper-binding protein, with product MEQKISRKQILGLGATTMALLASSSVLGHDHGDKKASKKKKADKISVPGSAIEASSACILKGRICINMCVDMLAEGHKEMADCLRSVEETIALCDAFIVLSSLGSASTKKLASICLESCERCAAQCDKHADHHEECKDCSEACKACISEFKKLLAA from the coding sequence TTGGAACAGAAAATATCTAGAAAACAAATCCTAGGCCTGGGTGCGACTACCATGGCATTACTCGCGAGTTCTTCCGTTTTAGGACATGACCACGGCGACAAAAAAGCTTCCAAAAAGAAGAAGGCGGATAAAATTTCCGTCCCAGGCTCCGCGATCGAAGCCTCCTCTGCTTGTATTTTAAAAGGTAGGATCTGCATCAATATGTGTGTGGATATGCTGGCAGAAGGTCATAAGGAAATGGCGGATTGTCTAAGATCGGTCGAAGAGACTATTGCACTTTGCGATGCATTCATCGTATTGTCTTCTTTAGGTTCGGCTTCTACTAAAAAATTAGCCTCTATCTGCTTGGAGTCCTGCGAAAGATGTGCGGCTCAATGTGACAAACACGCAGACCACCACGAAGAATGTAAAGACTGTTCGGAAGCTTGTAAGGCTTGCATTTCCGAATTTAAAAAGTTACTCGCAGCTTAA
- a CDS encoding histidine kinase dimerization/phosphoacceptor domain -containing protein: MSAKAVSVRVKQILIVEDNEDDSRLFEIFLKEADPSGVLLKHSPTVADALEVLKDQGEEIDCILLDLTLPDSFGLDGFEMIKKAFPKIPIVICSGTQDETIAMEALQSGGQDYLIKGKFDSHLLFRSILYAIERQDMLCKLEEQAFLIKENEKRYRLIFEHNPHPIVLYNFDCESILDLNQETERIYGYDREELLRMKFSDLFIAASSGERRQYLALHNGKNIPETHVHRSKEGTPLLMEVTSYRFLLEGKEVVLAILVDMTKWKQSEDTLIQSLRDKEALLQEIHHRVKNNLQIMASLLNLQANYAKNKEVTRELRDTESRIYSMSLVHNELYNSKNLAEIGLGSYVDKLLDNLWNVYGIGAEIERVVDVGNLSLAVEKALPIGMMINEIATNSIKYAYSEKKKGQFYIKAKSGNGIFYLEVGDDGKGIPDYAQIEAKETLGLQLIRILSKQLKAKLDINTSAPGTRFQIEFAY, translated from the coding sequence ATGAGCGCTAAAGCAGTGTCCGTTCGGGTGAAACAAATTTTAATAGTGGAGGACAACGAGGACGATTCTCGTTTGTTCGAAATATTCTTAAAAGAAGCGGATCCTTCCGGGGTTCTTTTAAAACATTCTCCTACTGTGGCAGATGCCTTGGAGGTTCTGAAAGACCAAGGAGAAGAGATTGATTGTATTCTTTTGGATCTAACGTTACCCGATAGTTTCGGCCTGGACGGGTTCGAGATGATCAAGAAGGCATTCCCTAAGATACCGATCGTGATCTGTTCCGGGACCCAGGATGAGACTATTGCTATGGAAGCGTTGCAGTCCGGAGGCCAAGATTATCTGATCAAAGGAAAATTCGATTCTCATCTACTTTTCAGGTCGATTCTTTATGCGATCGAAAGACAAGACATGTTGTGCAAACTGGAAGAACAGGCATTTCTTATTAAAGAGAACGAAAAAAGATACAGGCTGATCTTCGAACATAATCCTCATCCGATCGTTTTATATAATTTTGATTGTGAAAGTATTTTGGATCTGAACCAAGAAACGGAACGGATTTACGGTTACGACAGGGAAGAACTTCTTCGGATGAAGTTTTCCGATCTATTTATCGCTGCCTCTTCCGGAGAGCGTAGGCAATATCTTGCTCTACATAACGGTAAAAATATTCCGGAAACACATGTTCATAGATCTAAGGAAGGAACTCCGCTCTTAATGGAGGTGACTTCTTATCGATTCCTGTTGGAAGGAAAAGAAGTGGTCCTTGCGATTTTAGTGGATATGACCAAATGGAAACAATCGGAAGATACTCTAATACAATCACTGAGAGATAAGGAAGCTCTTCTGCAGGAGATTCATCATAGAGTAAAAAACAATCTGCAGATCATGGCAAGTCTTCTGAACCTGCAAGCGAATTATGCTAAGAACAAAGAAGTGACTCGCGAACTGAGAGATACGGAGAGTAGGATCTACTCTATGTCTCTAGTGCACAATGAACTTTATAATTCCAAAAATCTGGCGGAGATCGGTCTAGGTTCTTATGTAGATAAATTGTTGGATAATCTCTGGAATGTTTACGGGATAGGAGCGGAGATCGAAAGAGTAGTCGATGTAGGGAATTTAAGTTTGGCAGTGGAAAAGGCGCTTCCTATCGGAATGATGATCAATGAGATCGCCACTAATTCTATCAAGTATGCTTATTCTGAAAAGAAAAAAGGACAGTTCTATATAAAAGCAAAATCAGGAAATGGGATATTCTATTTGGAGGTGGGGGACGATGGAAAGGGGATCCCGGATTATGCTCAGATCGAAGCCAAAGAGACCTTAGGTTTACAATTGATCCGGATACTATCCAAACAATTGAAGGCAAAATTGGACATCAATACTTCTGCTCCGGGAACCCGATTTCAGATAGAGTTCGCGTATTAA
- a CDS encoding response regulator, with translation MSASPKQYFDILLVEDNPADVRLTIEALNDLKSEKRLFVAKDGEEAIDFVKGEGEFVGARRPDLILLDLNLPKKNGLEVLEELKSDPEYKRIPIVVLTTSGAERDIIATFNLHANSYIQKPVEYENFLEAMDTLRIYWFKTSRLPPK, from the coding sequence ATGAGCGCTTCTCCTAAACAATATTTTGATATTCTTCTTGTAGAGGACAATCCTGCGGATGTTCGACTTACCATTGAAGCGTTGAACGATCTTAAATCCGAAAAAAGATTATTTGTAGCAAAGGATGGAGAAGAAGCGATCGACTTCGTAAAAGGAGAAGGTGAGTTCGTGGGAGCGAGGCGACCGGATCTGATACTTTTGGATCTGAATCTTCCGAAAAAGAATGGGCTGGAAGTTTTGGAAGAACTCAAATCGGATCCCGAATATAAAAGGATACCTATAGTGGTATTGACTACCTCCGGAGCGGAGAGGGATATTATCGCCACTTTCAATTTACACGCGAACTCATATATACAGAAACCGGTGGAATACGAAAATTTTTTGGAAGCGATGGATACGTTACGCATCTATTGGTTCAAAACTTCGAGGTTGCCTCCAAAATGA
- a CDS encoding PAS domain-containing sensor histidine kinase has product MGSPSPIFSDSNPENPKPLLDYILSNSPIVLFSADETGLINYASGKALDMLGLDSDAFIGTNFIDHQWNAEFREENGTVRSLEQTEALKLVLSGKEISAEAVFLGRYFAVRISPAIGEDGKSRGLVGVSIDITERKIAEDILEKRTIDFQTLIGALPVTVFSISPEGKIILADGKGLERLKINPKEVVGKTIFERAGNRPEVMEAFSRSLQGEESVYHTNQNGLLLETRMYPRTGKGGRIQEILGIVYDISDRKEYEDRIRKNEEKYRNLFRNNPQIMFVFERSSLTITAVNQAAIEAYGYSETEFIGKNAQELRLPEEREFMKEKIKGLKSGPNFFQEMRHLKKNGSIVYLDIVSSPIQFQETESVLVSAMDVSERVRMSRENRFNMEVISQVNDAIIALDGDMNITYYNASAARMYEVKEGECLGKHYTSLFQEDWISDENYKEAMQDWDSIGSSKRELVHTLKSGKKITVESNFKKINAEGYLVPGLIMVNRDISEKIEARKSLEEALQGLAKTNKELEQFAYIASHDLQEPLRTIASYLQLLERKFSEEIKPEMKEFIQVSVEAAKRQQGLIESLLSYSRVGSDSVKKSKGDSNRILDDVRKDLSSVIQDAKANLVLEGPFPEVYVDQDQIRRLFSNLISNGIKFRSPSRSPEIRIKVKNVPGANIFSVSDNGIGMDPKYFDRIFIIFQKLHTISEYPGTGIGLSICKKIVENHGGKIWVQSSVGKGSEFFFFLPEV; this is encoded by the coding sequence ATGGGTTCTCCTTCTCCTATTTTTTCAGATTCTAATCCGGAAAATCCCAAACCCTTATTGGATTATATCCTTTCCAATTCTCCCATCGTATTATTTTCCGCGGACGAAACGGGGTTAATCAACTACGCCTCGGGAAAAGCGTTAGACATGCTTGGTCTGGATTCCGACGCATTTATCGGGACTAACTTTATAGATCACCAATGGAACGCCGAGTTTAGGGAAGAAAACGGAACTGTCCGCAGTTTGGAACAAACGGAAGCTTTAAAACTTGTTCTTTCAGGAAAAGAGATCAGTGCAGAGGCGGTTTTTTTAGGAAGGTATTTTGCGGTTAGGATCTCTCCCGCAATAGGAGAGGACGGAAAAAGCAGAGGCCTTGTCGGTGTTTCCATAGATATTACGGAACGTAAGATCGCGGAAGATATATTAGAAAAACGTACTATAGATTTTCAGACTTTGATAGGCGCTTTGCCGGTAACAGTATTCTCAATTTCTCCGGAAGGAAAGATCATTCTCGCCGACGGAAAAGGATTGGAAAGATTAAAGATCAATCCTAAGGAAGTGGTGGGAAAAACCATTTTTGAAAGGGCAGGAAATCGTCCAGAAGTTATGGAGGCATTTTCCAGATCGCTTCAGGGAGAAGAGAGTGTCTATCATACGAATCAAAACGGTCTTCTATTGGAAACTAGAATGTATCCTAGGACCGGAAAGGGCGGTCGTATTCAGGAAATATTAGGAATTGTTTATGATATTTCGGATCGGAAAGAATACGAGGATAGGATCCGTAAGAATGAGGAGAAGTATAGGAACTTATTCAGGAACAATCCTCAGATCATGTTCGTTTTCGAAAGATCTTCCCTCACCATAACTGCAGTAAACCAAGCCGCAATCGAGGCTTATGGATATTCCGAAACGGAATTTATAGGTAAGAACGCTCAGGAGCTTAGGCTTCCGGAAGAAAGAGAATTTATGAAGGAAAAGATTAAGGGACTTAAAAGTGGCCCGAATTTTTTCCAAGAAATGAGACATCTAAAAAAGAACGGAAGTATCGTATATTTGGATATAGTCTCTTCCCCCATTCAATTCCAGGAAACAGAGTCTGTTCTCGTTTCAGCCATGGACGTTTCAGAACGTGTAAGGATGAGTAGGGAAAATCGGTTTAATATGGAAGTCATTTCCCAGGTGAACGACGCGATCATCGCTTTGGACGGCGACATGAACATCACATATTACAATGCATCCGCCGCCAGAATGTATGAAGTGAAAGAGGGAGAATGTTTAGGAAAACATTATACTTCTCTTTTCCAAGAGGATTGGATCTCTGACGAGAATTATAAGGAAGCTATGCAGGATTGGGATAGTATCGGTTCCTCCAAAAGAGAATTAGTCCACACTTTAAAGTCCGGCAAAAAGATCACAGTCGAAAGTAATTTCAAAAAAATTAATGCAGAAGGCTATCTGGTCCCCGGACTCATAATGGTGAATCGGGACATCTCCGAAAAGATCGAAGCGAGAAAGTCTTTGGAAGAGGCGCTCCAAGGTTTGGCAAAAACGAATAAAGAACTGGAGCAATTCGCCTATATTGCATCCCACGATCTACAAGAACCTCTTAGAACGATTGCAAGTTATCTGCAATTATTGGAGAGAAAATTTTCGGAAGAGATCAAACCCGAGATGAAAGAATTTATCCAAGTATCGGTAGAAGCGGCCAAAAGGCAACAAGGACTGATAGAAAGCCTTTTGAGTTATTCCAGAGTTGGTTCCGATTCCGTTAAAAAATCCAAAGGAGATTCGAACCGTATCCTGGACGATGTTAGAAAAGACCTTTCTTCCGTGATCCAAGATGCCAAGGCGAATCTTGTTTTAGAAGGTCCTTTTCCGGAAGTGTATGTGGATCAGGACCAGATAAGACGTTTGTTCAGTAATTTGATCTCTAACGGGATCAAATTCCGCTCTCCGAGCAGGAGTCCCGAGATCCGTATTAAAGTAAAGAATGTTCCGGGTGCTAATATATTTTCCGTTTCCGATAACGGGATAGGTATGGATCCCAAATACTTTGATCGTATTTTTATCATATTCCAAAAATTGCATACTATATCGGAATATCCCGGGACCGGGATAGGATTATCCATCTGCAAAAAGATCGTAGAAAATCACGGCGGAAAAATTTGGGTCCAGTCTTCCGTCGGAAAAGGGTCCGAGTTCTTTTTTTTCCTGCCTGAGGTTTAA
- a CDS encoding peptidylprolyl isomerase, whose product MATAKFTTNRGTFSVLLEDEKAPITAGNFIQLAQKGFYNGLVFHRIIANFMIQGGCPQGTGTGGPGYKIQDEFHPDLKNKKFTISMANAGPNTGGSQFFINVRDNLYLDNRHAVFGHVSEGEDIVQSISETPTAPGDRPLQPVVIEKIEII is encoded by the coding sequence ATGGCGACTGCTAAGTTTACCACCAACCGAGGGACCTTCTCCGTTTTATTGGAAGATGAGAAGGCTCCAATCACTGCCGGGAATTTCATCCAATTAGCCCAAAAAGGCTTTTATAACGGCTTAGTTTTTCACAGAATTATTGCAAATTTTATGATCCAAGGCGGTTGCCCCCAAGGTACGGGAACTGGTGGACCAGGGTATAAGATCCAGGACGAATTTCACCCTGATCTTAAAAATAAAAAATTTACAATCTCTATGGCAAATGCCGGGCCGAACACTGGCGGTTCTCAGTTTTTCATCAACGTGAGAGATAACCTTTATCTAGACAACCGTCATGCGGTTTTTGGACATGTAAGCGAGGGAGAGGATATAGTCCAAAGTATCTCTGAAACTCCTACAGCTCCGGGAGACCGTCCTCTCCAGCCAGTGGTAATTGAAAAGATCGAAATCATTTAA